From one Aptenodytes patagonicus chromosome 16, bAptPat1.pri.cur, whole genome shotgun sequence genomic stretch:
- the CYBC1 gene encoding cytochrome b-245 chaperone 1, with protein sequence MYMLVENRTSSHLHLKRSPGIRSWSLFVGIASIGLAAAYYSADSLAWKLFYMAGCFFVAAQNLEQWEEAVFDKNKGTVCLKTFNLYKKILTFSKGGNEQVVALLNEIRDVNVEEETVRYFGKGYLVVLRFVTGFSHPLTQSAVLGCRSDVEAVAKLITSFLELDRVENQQDLSQSSETEASDADEPQDKY encoded by the exons ATGTACATGTTGGTTGAAAACCGCACAAGTTCCCATCTTCATCTGAAGAGGTCACCTGGCATCCGATCTTGGTCTCTCTTTGTTG GAATAGCCTCCATAGGTTTGGCTGCTGCTTATTATAGTGCAG ACAGCTTGGCATGGAAGCTCTTCTATATGGCCGGGTGTTTCTTTGTGGCAGCACAGAATCTGGAGCAGTGGGAG GAAGCTGTATTTGATAAGAACAAGGGAACAGTCTGCCTAAAAACGTTCAATCTTTACAAAAAAATACTGACCTTCTCAAAAGGAGGCAATGAACAAG TAGTGGCTCTACTGAATGAGATCCGAGATGTGAATGTGGAAGAGGAGACCGTGCGATATTTTGGGAAGGGTTACCTGGTTGTGCTACGATTTGTCACTGGATTTTCACACCCGCTGACTCAGAGTGCAGTGTTGGGCTGTAGAAG tgaTGTGGAAGCAGTTGCCAAACTCATTACTAGTTTTCTGGAACTGGACAGAGTAGAAAACCAACAAGATCTCTCTCAGAGCAGCGAAACAGAGGCTAGTGATGCAGATGAACCACAGGATAAATATTAA